Below is a window of Undibacterium sp. YM2 DNA.
ATTCATACTGTATGCCTATATCAAAACTCTGTGCATAGCCGAGGTTGGACTGCAGGCTGCTGTCTATCAATTCAGCCAGGGAAAGTGTCTCGAAATGGAATTGCATGCTGCCATATTCCAGCTTTTCAAAGTCCAGCAAATCATTGATGAGTGCAGTCAGGCGTTTGGCATTGTCATTCGCCATAACCAGCATGGCCTGTGCTTTTTCCGGAATGTCTCCGGCAACTCCACCTGCCAGCAGACCCAGCACACCACGGATAGAAGTCAGCGGCGTGCGCAGCTCGTGGGACACTGCAGAGACAAATTCATTTTTGAGTTTTTCCACCCGTTTTTTCTCGGACAGGTCATGCACGATGATGACATACAAGACTTGCATGCCCAGACGTACGCGGGTGATTGCGAGCTCCACCGGTACGTCATGACCATCTTTTTGCCTGGCCAGCAATTCTTTGCGTTCGCTTTTTCCAGCCACTTCAAATTGTCTTTCACGACTGGTCGTACGCAAATGGGTAGTCAGGAATTGCAGTGATTCTGGGTCAGGGAAAAGGCTGAACATGTTTCTGCCACGCAGACTGCCATGTGCATATTTCAACAAAACCTCGGCAGAACGGTTGGCTGATTCTATGATGCCATGTTCATTCGTGGTCAGTATGCCTTCTGCCGCGTTATCGAGTATGGTACGCAGTCTTTCTTCGCTGTCGTGCAGCTCTGCCGTTCTTTGTGCGACCAGGCTTTCTATGCCAAAAGTATGGGCTGTTGCGACCAGCAGGTAAGCGCCCAGCAGGCCTGTGAACAGCAGGCCGCCTATCATGGTGATCCAGGTGATCCAGGCGACGTGGGTGCGCCAGTATTCTGATGAAGGCTGTGCCAGTAATGCGAATTGTCTGCCACCAAAGTTGATGGTGGTTTGGAATAAATAAGTCGGGGTCAGTCCACTGATTTCATCGATGAATATACCTTTCTTGCCAGGGTAGGAAAGGTCATAGAATTTGATACGTACGCTGCGCATGTCTTCATTCGACAGGATTTCCCTGACGACGTCAGCCATGCGTATCATGCTGACAGCCGCTCCTGAAAAAGCATCCTTTCTTTGTTCCATGGTTTCTTGCGGTTTGCCATTTTCATAGACTGGCGCAAACAGCAGCACATGCAATTGTTCCCTGCCATCGGTCTCGCTTGAAATTAAAGGGTCGGTGACTGTCAGGTGACCACTGTCACGCGCATCCTCAATCGCTATCCTGCGGGCGGTGGTAGAGCCCATGTCATAGCCAAACATCTGGTGATTATC
It encodes the following:
- a CDS encoding CHASE domain-containing protein; translated protein: MNTNALIASTIVAAGASLQTLVACKLILKKLHDNLALDTDRAIFQFFIYGGGVACLINASISVTALVALGVIPWQDFFNNWIGWWVGDTFGVLTITPIIMVIYGKPREIWYARRWSVLVPLLICLLLVITAFTFTRYREEQKQQLEFRLKAERIGQNLQNKLDTHADIMRNIERLYASSIQVNRNDFATFVSHTLQSQKAISFLSWVPKVDLQHRENFEVNVLREGFANYQIQEMNEFNQLVEVGVRDEYYPIRYIEPFFDNHQMFGYDMGSTTARRIAIEDARDSGHLTVTDPLISSETDGREQLHVLLFAPVYENGKPQETMEQRKDAFSGAAVSMIRMADVVREILSNEDMRSVRIKFYDLSYPGKKGIFIDEISGLTPTYLFQTTINFGGRQFALLAQPSSEYWRTHVAWITWITMIGGLLFTGLLGAYLLVATAHTFGIESLVAQRTAELHDSEERLRTILDNAAEGILTTNEHGIIESANRSAEVLLKYAHGSLRGRNMFSLFPDPESLQFLTTHLRTTSRERQFEVAGKSERKELLARQKDGHDVPVELAITRVRLGMQVLYVIIVHDLSEKKRVEKLKNEFVSAVSHELRTPLTSIRGVLGLLAGGVAGDIPEKAQAMLVMANDNAKRLTALINDLLDFEKLEYGSMQFHFETLSLAELIDSSLQSNLGYAQSFDIGIQYESTIDKAVMVRVDSQRFVQVLSNLLSNAIKFSRPHGQIDVRVTLDHGQARIEVQDFGIGISEEFKSSIFQKFTQEDAKAARKYAGTGLGLSLTKTMIEKMGGQIGFTSTENLGSCFYITLPLVTAATAAATPSVTEA